In one Palaemon carinicauda isolate YSFRI2023 chromosome 25, ASM3689809v2, whole genome shotgun sequence genomic region, the following are encoded:
- the LOC137618647 gene encoding uncharacterized protein: MVVRNQFKAYCSYCKQEGHHIENCPNPSCKKSDVGKNSPNPNRKDNKKTFHVAAQELDGDVFKPFTCKGTVNGIPVTCLRDTGSSQSVVALPSQDFKLRHEYVTVSDLSTTKSMPLAEVLQSTSNHNMV; the protein is encoded by the exons atggttgtcagaaatcagttcaaag CATATTGTTCCTACTGTAAGCAGGAAGGGCATCACATAGAGAACTGTCCTAATCCTTCGTGCAAGAAGTCTGATGTTGGAAAGAATTCTCCGAACCCTAATAGGAAGGATAATAAGAAAACTTTTCATGTTGCTGCTCAAGAACTTGATGGGGACGTCTTCAAACCTTTTACTTGTAAAGGCACCGTGAATGGTATTCCAGTTACTTGCTTAAGAGATACAGGATCCTCCCAAAGTGTGGTAGCTCTGCCTTCACAGGACTTCAAACTGAGACATGAGTATGTTACTGTTTCGGACCTCAGTACCACCAAATCCATGCCTTTGGCAGAG GTCCTCCAAAGCACCAGCAACCACAACATGGtttga